The segment tatgtataggtcttttgtttctttaggtagatatactcctaagtattttattctttttgttgcaatggtgaatggtattgtttccttaatttctctttctgttttttcattgtttttttttttttttttttttaaatcccacgACATTTATTATAAAGGTGCTATACAGGGAAACCCTGATCTTCATGATGGGCTTATCGGTAGGATTTCTGGTAGCGGGCACGGGCACCAGGACCTCCAAACTTTTTGGATTCGCAGCGACGGGGATCGGCTACCAGCAGGGTCCGGTCGTACTGGATGAGGATGTCTTTGATCTCCTTCTTGGAAGCCTCATCCACATATTTCTGGTAATAGGCCACCAAGGCTTTGGAGATGGACTGGCGGATGGCGTAAATCTGGGCTACGTGACCACCACCCTTCACTCGGACACGGATGTCCACACCAGCAAATCGCTCCTTGCCCAGGAGCAGAACAGGTTCCAGTAACTTGTACTGCAGCGTGCGCGGTTCGATCATCTCCAGGGGTCGTCCGTTCACCTTGATGAGGCCGTTACCTCGTTTGCAGTGCGCCACGGCGGTGGCCGTCTTCTTGCGTCCGAAGACTTGCACTGACTGCAGAGGGCCCTTGGACGGCATGGCTGCAAACGCAGAAAAGAGATCCTCACCGCGCGGCGCCGCAACCGGAAAAGCTTGCCCttactttagaaataaaaagagtcttgaaaaaactagaaataaaatactcttgataaaacaaaagatgaaaaatgatattagtaatataaatcaataaaactacTGAGAAcatgcattaaaaacaaaaaattcacttTTATGAATTTTCCAGGTTTAAAGAGTAAACTATAGTGCTGAAaggaatgctgctaaacatcttaaAAGTATATCGGGGATCTCAGTTTTGCTTTTGTAGACATTATAACCCTCAACTTGTGAAAACTTGCCAGCAAAAATACTTCATGTATTTAAAATCTTAGTTACAATCAGCTTTAAGAGTATGAAACACTCctcaaaaaacatttcttttattcatgacacttaaaaagcaatttattttccTGTAAAGATAATTATATGAGCAGATCACTCAAGCCTTTTATATATGCAGAGTTTCAAAGTTGGTATATACCTTGTCTGCCTACTAATTTTAGCGTGATGGTAGTGTTgattcccaagtggtgcagtggtaaagaaagaatacgcctgccaatgcaggaaacacaagagacacaggttcaacccataagttcagaagatctcctggaataggaaatggcaccccactccagtattcttctttcCTGGTAGCTCATTTACTGAGTTACCACTAACTGAGCAGGTAGCTcagcctcctgcaatgcaggagaccctggttcgattcctgggtcaggaagatctgctggagaagggataggctacccactccagtattcttgggcttccctggtggctcagctggtaaagaatctgcctgcaatggaggagacctgggtttgatccctgggttgggaaggtcccctggagaagataacggcttcccactccagtattctggcctggaaaattccatggactgtatagtccctggagttgcaaagagttggaccggactgagccactttcactttttccagtattcttgc is part of the Cervus elaphus chromosome 16, mCerEla1.1, whole genome shotgun sequence genome and harbors:
- the LOC122710206 gene encoding 40S ribosomal protein S16, whose product is MPSKGPLQSVQVFGRKKTATAVAHCKRGNGLIKVNGRPLEMIEPRTLQYKLLEPVLLLGKERFAGVDIRVRVKGGGHVAQIYAIRQSISKALVAYYQKYVDEASKKEIKDILIQYDRTLLVADPRRCESKKFGGPGARARYQKSYR